A window of Thermosynechococcus sp. NK55a contains these coding sequences:
- a CDS encoding photosystem I subunit III precursor, plastocyanin (cyt c553) docking protein PsaF, producing the protein MRRLLALLLVLTLWLGFTPLASADVAGLVPCKDSPAFQKRAAAAVNTTADPASGQKRFERYSQALCGQDGLPHLVVDGRLSRAGDFLIPSALFLYIAGWIGWVGRAYLIAVRNSGEANEKEIIIDVPLAIKFMLTGFAWPLAALKELAAGELTAKDNEITVSPR; encoded by the coding sequence ATGCGTCGATTGTTAGCCCTACTCCTTGTTTTGACCCTGTGGCTAGGCTTTACCCCCCTAGCTTCTGCTGACGTGGCCGGACTCGTTCCTTGCAAAGATTCCCCGGCATTTCAAAAGCGGGCCGCTGCTGCCGTCAATACCACCGCTGATCCCGCCTCCGGCCAAAAACGGTTTGAGCGCTACAGCCAGGCCCTCTGTGGCCAAGATGGCTTGCCCCACCTTGTTGTGGATGGTCGCCTCAGCCGCGCCGGTGATTTTCTGATTCCCAGTGCGCTGTTCCTGTATATTGCCGGCTGGATTGGCTGGGTGGGTCGCGCCTACTTAATTGCCGTGCGCAACAGCGGTGAGGCCAACGAAAAAGAAATCATTATTGATGTCCCCCTTGCCATTAAATTTATGCTTACGGGGTTTGCCTGGCCTTTGGCCGCCCTCAAGGAGCTGGCAGCGGGTGAACTCACCGCCAAAGACAATGAAATCACTGTTTCTCCTCGCTAA
- the psaJ gene encoding photosystem I reaction center subunit IX has product MKHFLTYLSTAPVLAAIWMTITAGILIEFNRFYPDLLFHPL; this is encoded by the coding sequence ATGAAACATTTTTTGACCTATCTTTCTACTGCGCCCGTGCTGGCCGCCATTTGGATGACGATTACCGCTGGGATTTTGATTGAATTTAATCGCTTCTATCCCGACTTGCTCTTCCATCCCCTCTAA
- the psbU gene encoding photosystem II complex extrinsic protein PsbU — protein sequence MQRLGRWLALAYFVGVSLLGWINWSAPTLAATASTAEELVNVVDEKLGTAYGEKIDLNNTNIAAFIQYRGLYPTLAKLIVKNAPYQSVEDVLNIPGLTERQKEILRQNLDHFTVTEVETALVEGGDRYNNGLYK from the coding sequence ATGCAACGTTTGGGCCGCTGGCTAGCATTGGCTTACTTTGTGGGCGTTAGCCTGTTGGGCTGGATCAACTGGAGTGCCCCAACCTTGGCGGCAACTGCATCCACCGCGGAAGAACTGGTCAATGTGGTCGATGAGAAACTCGGCACTGCCTATGGCGAAAAAATTGACCTCAACAATACCAACATTGCCGCCTTCATCCAGTACCGCGGCCTCTATCCAACTCTGGCTAAATTAATTGTTAAAAATGCACCCTATCAATCCGTTGAAGATGTCCTCAACATCCCCGGTCTAACAGAACGGCAAAAGGAAATTCTGCGCCAAAACCTGGATCACTTCACCGTCACCGAGGTGGAAACGGCTCTCGTTGAGGGGGGCGATCGCTACAATAATGGACTATACAAGTAG
- the rplI gene encoding 50S ribosomal protein L9, with protein MAKRVQVVLNETVNKLGRMGQVVEVAPGYARNYLFPRGIAEPATPSALRRVERLQEKERQRLAELKVVAEKQKATLEKLATITISMPAGEKDMLFGSVTPKDVAEAIQAITGETVDRRDIVLPEIRKLGTYAAEIKLHPEVSVKLNIQVVPD; from the coding sequence ATGGCAAAGCGGGTGCAAGTTGTCTTGAATGAAACCGTCAATAAACTCGGGCGAATGGGTCAAGTCGTCGAAGTCGCCCCCGGCTATGCCCGTAACTACCTATTTCCGAGGGGGATTGCCGAGCCAGCAACCCCCAGTGCCCTACGGCGGGTAGAGCGGCTCCAAGAAAAGGAACGGCAGCGCCTTGCTGAACTCAAGGTCGTTGCTGAAAAACAAAAAGCCACCCTGGAAAAACTGGCCACTATTACCATCTCCATGCCTGCGGGTGAAAAAGATATGCTCTTTGGCAGTGTCACGCCCAAGGATGTGGCCGAGGCAATCCAGGCCATCACGGGCGAAACCGTTGACCGTCGTGACATAGTTCTGCCGGAAATTCGTAAATTGGGCACCTATGCCGCTGAAATCAAGCTCCATCCCGAAGTGAGTGTCAAACTCAATATTCAAGTTGTTCCCGACTAG
- the nadB gene encoding L-aspartate oxidase — MTPATSGFDVLIIGSGAAGLSAALALPATYRVGLITKTDLQQSASGWAQGGMAAAIDPTDSPSLHAQDTLAAGAGLCDPVSVQFLVEQAPTQVERLLAMGVAFDRAGDRPALTLEAAHSRPRVLHAADTTGQALITTLLKQVTAAPHITLLPNSFVFDLWLESGRCCGVCLLHQGQLQWLRSGAVILATGGGGQVFAQTTNPPLSTGDGVAMAWRAGAHIRDVEFFQFHPTALAVEGAPRFLISEAVRGEGAHLIDNTGHRFVADYHPAGELAPRDIVSRAIYRHLQHTHAPHVWLDLRPLPRDRLHHRFPKIIAVCRQWGIDVEQQPIPVSPAAHYWMGGVVTDLQAKTSLPGLYAVGEVASTGVHGANRLASNSLLECFVFSAQLAHLDPQPLPLAVFPVGQKSLEIEPVSFRQWRQELRELLWQSAGICRDAPPLMAALSQVKEWRQQLLAHPVAIAFHELDPNYSYTLSNQAGQDTLWEWGELRNLLDIAYLILKSALFREESRGGHYRQDYPQPDPNWQMHTLIWGEHWQKAAIQGLQSKL; from the coding sequence TTGACTCCCGCAACTTCTGGATTTGATGTCTTAATCATTGGCAGTGGTGCTGCGGGTCTCAGTGCTGCCCTTGCCCTTCCTGCCACCTATCGCGTTGGCCTGATCACAAAAACCGATCTCCAGCAATCGGCCAGCGGCTGGGCCCAGGGCGGTATGGCTGCGGCCATTGATCCTACGGATTCTCCCTCGCTCCATGCCCAAGATACCCTTGCTGCGGGGGCTGGTCTCTGTGATCCAGTGAGTGTCCAGTTTTTGGTTGAGCAGGCACCGACACAGGTGGAGCGCCTGTTGGCAATGGGGGTCGCCTTTGATCGTGCGGGCGATCGCCCGGCTTTGACCCTCGAAGCTGCCCATTCTCGTCCTCGAGTACTCCATGCCGCTGATACCACCGGACAAGCCCTAATTACGACACTGCTCAAACAGGTGACTGCTGCACCCCATATCACGCTTTTGCCCAATAGCTTTGTCTTTGATCTGTGGCTAGAGTCGGGGCGATGCTGTGGGGTGTGTCTGTTGCATCAGGGACAGCTCCAGTGGCTGCGCTCGGGGGCGGTCATTCTCGCTACGGGGGGTGGCGGTCAAGTGTTTGCCCAAACTACTAATCCCCCCCTCAGTACTGGCGATGGTGTGGCAATGGCCTGGCGAGCCGGCGCCCACATTCGCGATGTCGAGTTTTTTCAGTTTCATCCCACTGCCCTAGCCGTCGAGGGGGCACCGCGATTTCTCATCAGTGAAGCAGTACGGGGTGAAGGGGCGCATTTAATTGACAACACAGGTCATCGCTTTGTAGCGGATTACCATCCTGCTGGCGAGCTGGCCCCCCGGGATATTGTCAGTCGTGCCATTTACCGTCACCTTCAGCACACCCATGCCCCCCATGTCTGGCTAGACTTACGACCCCTTCCCCGCGATCGCCTGCACCACCGCTTTCCGAAAATCATTGCTGTCTGTCGGCAGTGGGGCATTGATGTTGAGCAGCAACCCATTCCGGTGTCTCCGGCAGCCCATTACTGGATGGGGGGAGTCGTCACCGACTTACAGGCCAAAACCAGCCTTCCCGGCCTCTATGCCGTTGGCGAAGTAGCTAGTACTGGTGTCCATGGTGCCAATCGCCTAGCCAGTAACTCCCTTTTGGAATGTTTTGTCTTTTCGGCTCAACTTGCCCACCTGGATCCTCAGCCCCTTCCCTTGGCAGTGTTCCCTGTTGGCCAGAAATCCCTTGAAATTGAGCCAGTGAGCTTTCGTCAGTGGCGCCAAGAGTTGCGGGAACTCCTGTGGCAAAGTGCAGGGATTTGTCGCGATGCTCCCCCATTGATGGCCGCTCTTTCCCAAGTGAAGGAATGGCGCCAACAATTGCTGGCTCATCCAGTTGCGATCGCCTTTCATGAACTAGACCCCAATTACTCCTACACCCTCAGCAATCAAGCCGGGCAGGACACCCTTTGGGAATGGGGCGAGCTACGCAATCTCTTGGATATTGCCTATTTAATTCTCAAAAGTGCCCTCTTTCGTGAGGAAAGTCGCGGTGGTCACTACCGCCAAGACTACCCCCAACCCGATCCCAACTGGCAAATGCACACCCTGATTTGGGGAGAACACTGGCAAAAAGCAGCAATTCAAGGCCTTCAGAGTAAACTATAG
- a CDS encoding adenylate/guanylate cyclase domain-containing protein — protein MQHFSPALPPMDADPTFDLPEKKILETLPPQQLVAIILRQQQIINQLRHALLQIPGVPEVLHPGAPAPPEPHLALVSEDTVCYFPLTGGNCWTIGRSEDNSIVLSDRWMSRNHAMIQRLGQGEFYLIDLGSRNGTFVNGRRVSIPVALHNGDRITFGQTELDFFNEPFAPLFADNAALSLLQSEGSSTALLHVRRLLTVLVVDIRDFTKLTRQLEEELLSELIGTWFHRAGEIIRQYGSWVDKYIGDAVMAVWIHESEEIGCQEICHTLSALEDLRLMTGELHQQYPLPWPLRIGSGLNTGYAMVGNTGSGDRPDYTALGDTVNAAFRLESATKTIAADLAMGATTYHYLVQSCPTPVPFQLQVLNLKGYEAPVPAYVGTFDDLHSFLDQALKSRDTLH, from the coding sequence ATGCAACATTTTTCTCCTGCCTTGCCCCCCATGGATGCTGACCCGACGTTTGACTTGCCTGAGAAGAAGATTCTAGAGACCTTACCTCCCCAACAATTAGTGGCGATTATTTTGCGTCAGCAGCAAATTATTAATCAACTGCGCCATGCCCTCTTGCAAATTCCCGGGGTCCCTGAGGTCCTTCATCCGGGAGCGCCGGCCCCTCCAGAACCTCATCTAGCGCTGGTGAGCGAGGACACGGTTTGTTATTTTCCCTTAACGGGGGGGAACTGCTGGACAATTGGCCGCAGTGAAGACAATTCCATTGTCCTCAGCGATCGCTGGATGTCACGGAACCATGCCATGATTCAGCGCCTCGGACAGGGGGAGTTTTATCTCATTGATCTCGGCAGTCGCAATGGCACGTTTGTCAACGGTCGCCGCGTCAGCATTCCCGTTGCCCTGCACAATGGCGATCGCATTACCTTTGGCCAAACGGAACTCGACTTTTTTAATGAACCCTTTGCCCCCCTGTTTGCCGACAATGCCGCTTTGTCTTTGCTGCAATCCGAAGGCTCCTCCACGGCCCTTCTCCATGTCCGCCGCCTATTGACGGTTCTGGTCGTGGATATTCGTGACTTTACGAAACTCACACGGCAGTTAGAAGAGGAGCTGCTGTCGGAACTCATTGGCACGTGGTTTCATCGGGCAGGGGAAATTATTCGGCAATATGGTAGCTGGGTGGACAAGTACATCGGGGATGCGGTAATGGCAGTTTGGATCCACGAAAGCGAGGAGATTGGCTGTCAAGAAATTTGCCACACCCTCTCTGCCTTAGAGGATTTACGGCTCATGACGGGAGAACTGCACCAGCAATATCCCTTGCCGTGGCCATTGCGCATTGGTTCTGGCTTGAATACGGGCTATGCAATGGTGGGCAATACAGGAAGTGGCGATCGCCCAGATTACACTGCTTTGGGAGATACCGTTAATGCTGCTTTTCGCCTTGAGAGTGCCACCAAAACCATTGCCGCTGATTTGGCCATGGGAGCAACCACCTACCACTACCTTGTGCAATCTTGTCCAACCCCTGTGCCATTTCAACTTCAAGTCCTGAATCTGAAGGGCTATGAAGCCCCTGTGCCTGCCTATGTAGGCACCTTTGATGACCTGCATTCCTTCCTTGACCAAGCCCTCAAAAGCAGAGACACCCTACATTAA
- the dnaB gene encoding replicative DNA helicase, with protein MVQEPSFQLDSELIPPQNLEAEEWILGGILLDPEAINRVVDILPVEAFYLRAHREIYRAMVSLHSRGSPTDLLCVTAWLQDQELLEKVGGQAKLAELVERTVSAINIDRYALLVKEKYLRRKLIEAGNQVVKLGYDTSLSLNTILDRAEQQIFSVTQDRIQQGLTRTDEILTRTFAELEQRAIGNIQPGLFCNFYDLDNLTQGFQRSDLIIIAGRPSMGKTAIALQIARRIAEIHNLGVAIYSLEMSKEQLVQRLLASEARIDSNYLRAGRISQHQWEPLSRAIGILSQLPIYIDDTPNPTLGEIRSTARRLHAEHPNGLGLILIDYLQLMGGEETSEGRVQELSKITRSLKALARELNVPVIALSQLSRSVESRQNKRPLMSDLRESGSIEQDADLVILLYRDDYYNPDTPDRGICELLIAKHRNGPVGTVKLLFDPQYTRFENLARD; from the coding sequence ATGGTTCAGGAGCCGAGTTTTCAGCTTGATAGTGAACTGATTCCCCCCCAGAACCTCGAAGCCGAAGAGTGGATTTTGGGGGGTATTCTCTTAGATCCGGAAGCCATCAACCGGGTGGTGGATATTTTGCCGGTTGAGGCTTTTTACCTCAGGGCCCACCGCGAGATCTATCGGGCGATGGTTTCTCTCCACAGCCGCGGCAGCCCTACGGATCTGCTGTGTGTCACTGCTTGGCTACAGGATCAAGAGCTATTAGAGAAAGTGGGTGGACAGGCCAAACTGGCAGAATTAGTAGAACGGACGGTCAGTGCCATTAACATTGATCGTTACGCCCTCTTGGTCAAAGAAAAGTATCTGCGCCGCAAACTCATTGAAGCGGGCAACCAAGTGGTCAAGCTAGGCTACGATACCAGCCTTTCGTTGAATACCATTTTGGATCGCGCTGAACAGCAAATCTTTAGCGTTACCCAGGATCGTATTCAGCAGGGATTGACACGCACCGATGAGATTCTTACCCGTACCTTCGCGGAATTGGAGCAGCGGGCGATCGGCAATATTCAGCCGGGTTTATTCTGCAATTTTTATGACCTGGACAACCTGACCCAAGGCTTCCAGCGATCGGACTTGATTATCATTGCGGGGCGCCCTTCTATGGGCAAGACGGCGATCGCCCTGCAAATTGCCCGCCGCATTGCTGAAATTCACAATCTGGGGGTGGCCATCTACAGCCTTGAAATGTCTAAGGAACAACTGGTGCAACGGCTCCTGGCCAGTGAAGCCCGCATTGACAGCAACTATTTACGGGCGGGGCGCATCAGCCAACACCAGTGGGAACCCCTGAGTCGGGCGATCGGGATTCTCTCGCAACTGCCCATCTACATTGACGACACCCCAAATCCCACCCTTGGGGAAATTCGCTCCACTGCCCGCCGACTCCATGCCGAGCATCCCAATGGTCTCGGCCTCATTTTGATTGACTACCTGCAACTCATGGGCGGCGAAGAAACCAGTGAAGGCCGCGTCCAAGAACTCTCCAAAATTACCCGCTCCCTCAAGGCCCTGGCGCGGGAACTCAATGTTCCCGTCATTGCCCTTTCTCAACTCAGCCGCAGCGTTGAATCGCGGCAAAACAAGCGTCCCCTGATGTCGGACCTGCGGGAATCGGGATCGATTGAACAGGATGCTGACCTCGTCATTTTGCTGTACCGCGATGATTATTACAATCCCGACACCCCCGATCGCGGGATTTGTGAGCTGTTGATTGCCAAACACCGCAATGGCCCTGTGGGCACAGTGAAGCTGCTGTTTGACCCTCAATACACCCGCTTTGAAAACCTTGCCCGCGATTAG
- the guaA gene encoding glutamine-hydrolyzing GMP synthase, protein MTHSTLHQPDTATGQGLQRQLIVILDFGSQYSELIARRIRETQVYSEVISYRTTAEQLAQLAPKGIILSGGPNSVYDENAPQCDPEIWNLGIPILGVCYGMQLMVQQLGGRVERAIAGEYGKAALFIDDPTDLLTNVEQETIMWMSHGDSVTELPPGFRVLAHTHNTPMAAIAHPERKLYGVQFHPEVVHSLGGIALIRNFVYHICDCEPTWTTAAFVEEAIREVRAKVGDKRVLLALSGGVDSSTLAFLLHRAIGDQLTCMFIDQGFMRKGEPERLLKLFQEQFHIKVEYVNARDRFLAQLVGVTDPEEKRKRIGHEFIRVFEEESQRLGPFDYLAQGTLYPDVIESANANIDPQTGERVAVKIKSHHNVGGLPENLRFKLVEPLRKLFKDEVRQVGRSLGLPEEIVRRHPFPGPGLAIRILGEVTPERLEILRDADLIVRQEINRAEMYHDFWQAFAVLLPIRTVGVMGDQRTYAYPVVLRFVTSEDGMTADWARVPYDLLERISNRIVNEVPGVNRVVYDITSKPPGTIEWE, encoded by the coding sequence TCTCGATTTTGGGTCGCAATACTCGGAACTGATTGCCCGCCGCATTCGGGAGACCCAAGTCTATTCCGAGGTCATTTCCTATCGCACCACTGCTGAGCAACTCGCCCAATTGGCACCCAAGGGCATTATTCTCTCCGGTGGCCCCAACTCTGTCTATGACGAAAATGCGCCCCAATGCGATCCGGAGATCTGGAACCTGGGGATTCCCATTCTTGGGGTGTGCTACGGCATGCAACTGATGGTGCAACAGTTGGGGGGAAGGGTGGAGCGAGCGATCGCCGGCGAGTATGGCAAGGCGGCGCTTTTTATTGATGACCCCACGGATCTGCTCACCAATGTTGAGCAGGAAACAATTATGTGGATGAGTCATGGCGATAGTGTCACGGAGTTGCCCCCGGGTTTTCGGGTCTTGGCGCATACCCACAATACGCCAATGGCAGCGATCGCCCATCCCGAGCGGAAACTCTATGGAGTTCAGTTTCACCCAGAGGTGGTGCATTCCCTGGGGGGCATTGCCCTGATCCGCAACTTTGTCTATCACATTTGTGATTGCGAACCCACTTGGACAACTGCTGCCTTTGTTGAAGAAGCCATCCGGGAAGTGCGAGCCAAAGTGGGGGACAAACGGGTGCTCCTTGCCCTGTCGGGGGGGGTAGATTCCTCGACGCTGGCCTTTTTGCTGCACCGTGCCATTGGCGATCAACTCACCTGTATGTTTATTGATCAAGGGTTTATGCGCAAAGGGGAACCCGAGCGACTTCTCAAGCTCTTTCAGGAGCAGTTTCACATCAAGGTGGAGTACGTCAATGCCCGCGATCGCTTCCTTGCCCAACTGGTGGGGGTCACCGATCCTGAAGAAAAGCGCAAACGCATTGGCCATGAATTTATCCGCGTTTTCGAAGAAGAATCACAGCGGCTAGGTCCCTTTGACTACTTAGCGCAGGGAACCCTTTATCCCGATGTCATTGAATCTGCCAATGCCAACATTGACCCCCAAACTGGTGAGCGCGTAGCCGTGAAAATTAAAAGCCACCACAATGTTGGCGGCCTGCCGGAGAACTTGCGTTTTAAGCTGGTGGAACCCCTACGCAAGCTCTTTAAGGATGAAGTGCGCCAAGTGGGGCGATCGCTGGGGCTACCCGAAGAAATTGTGCGGCGGCATCCCTTTCCCGGTCCTGGTTTAGCAATTCGGATTCTGGGGGAAGTGACCCCGGAACGCCTAGAGATTCTGCGGGATGCGGATCTGATTGTGCGGCAGGAAATTAACCGCGCTGAGATGTATCACGACTTTTGGCAAGCCTTTGCGGTGCTACTGCCGATTCGTACCGTGGGAGTCATGGGGGATCAGCGCACCTATGCCTATCCGGTGGTGCTGCGATTTGTCACTAGCGAAGATGGCATGACCGCCGACTGGGCACGGGTCCCCTACGACCTCCTGGAGCGAATTTCTAACCGCATTGTCAACGAAGTGCCGGGGGTGAATCGGGTGGTCTATGACATTACCTCCAAGCCGCCGGGAACCATTGAGTGGGAGTAA